A single window of Thalassomonas viridans DNA harbors:
- a CDS encoding DUF4276 family protein: protein MEEKPAWREATTMIRVNILVEGQTEETFVRDVLIPAYSSAGIFFTAILAETSPGHKGGIVNYGKTKRQLVRLCQRDQSAYVTTMIDYYGLPTDFPGINDSAISNEVNIQTRMELLESALELDVNQNNFIANYLLHEFEALLFCQPDKFETWLDNAPVSDLERVRAEFPTPEHINNSPQTSPSKRIMAMAPHYKKVLHGPMIAGDIGLENIRQQCPHFNHWLERIEALAVNN, encoded by the coding sequence GTGGAAGAAAAACCTGCTTGGCGGGAGGCCACAACGATGATCCGGGTTAATATCTTGGTTGAGGGGCAAACAGAAGAGACTTTTGTTCGTGACGTTTTGATTCCTGCATATTCAAGTGCTGGCATTTTCTTTACGGCTATCTTGGCTGAGACCAGTCCCGGGCATAAAGGCGGTATTGTAAACTACGGTAAAACTAAACGTCAGTTGGTGCGTTTGTGCCAGAGAGATCAAAGTGCCTATGTGACGACTATGATTGATTACTATGGCTTGCCAACCGATTTTCCCGGCATAAATGATTCTGCTATTTCTAATGAGGTAAACATTCAAACTCGTATGGAATTGCTAGAAAGTGCATTGGAGTTGGATGTTAATCAGAACAACTTTATTGCCAATTATTTGCTTCATGAGTTTGAGGCATTACTGTTTTGTCAGCCTGATAAATTTGAAACTTGGCTAGATAATGCCCCTGTTTCAGATTTAGAGAGAGTGAGAGCTGAATTCCCAACGCCTGAGCATATTAATAATAGTCCACAAACATCCCCGTCAAAACGTATCATGGCGATGGCTCCTCATTATAAAAAAGTACTGCATGGCCCTATGATAGCTGGAGACATAGGCCTTGAAAATATTCGCCAACAGTGCCCTCATTTTAATCATTGGCTGGAACGTATTGAAGCGTTAGCTGTAAATAATTAA